From Vanrija pseudolonga chromosome 1, complete sequence, a single genomic window includes:
- the Ing5 gene encoding Inhibitor of growth protein 5, with amino-acid sequence MVDDDAARAEAWADFAADHYEMIEQLPLELHRNSRLLRELDQESLAQQERLQAKIRGYVAYRLAVARAPGRPPKSPTRPEAEGEAEADLEKDAEGEADAEGEADAQGEPDAEGEPDADGEPDAEGEPEDAAETTANGAAPEAPEAEAATKAKEGDETETQAAPTRPDEPPAATEPQPTSQPETTLAPAPLTGLAPSALPASPTPAATPAPPDEGPHVDSDAAEVHAVEDAAELALVEREATESGDTKPPPRVPLLDIAQLVGDLVRNREEKVAIAIGAYNAIDRHIRALDSALSAHESSLLGIGVTPEVEAEASVPPEAVVEKSKRGKKKRKSGSVVPAAAAIVIETDVPPGIDADPNEPRYCYCNQVSYGEMVGCDNEDCPYEWFHLGCLGLKAAPQGAWLCENCRPGGGAGAPSTEHAPRERPPKKRKR; translated from the exons atggtcgacgacgacgccgcgcgcgccgaggcgtgggCCGACTTTGCGGCGGACCACTACGAGATGATTGAGCAGCTCCCGCTCGAGCTGCATCGTAATTCTAGGCTATTGCGCGAGCTGGACCAGGAGAGCTTGG CGCAGCAGGAGAGACTGCAGGCCAAGATCCGCGGATATGTCGCGTACCGGCTTGCtgttgcgcgcgcgcctgggcGTCCGCCCaagtcgccgacgaggcccgAGGCCGAAGGTGAAGCTGAAGCCGACCTggagaaggacgccgagggagaGGCTGATGCGGAAGGCGAGGCCGATGCACAGGGAGAGCCTGATGCCGAGGGGGAGCCTGATGCTGATGGCGAACCTGACGCTGAGGGCGAGCCAGAGGATGCCGCCGAGACGACCGCAAACGGGGCAGCGCCCGAGGCACCTGAAGCCGAAGCCGCGACCAAGGCGAAGGAaggcgacgagacggagaCACAGGCAGCACCGACACGGCCTGACGAGCCCCCGGCAGCAACAGAACCACAGCCCACATCACAGCCAGAAACAACACTAGCACCAGCACCATTAACAGGGCTCGCGCCCTCCGCGCTCCCCGCCAGCCCAACCCCCGCCGCtacccccgcgccgccagacGAGGGCCCGCACGTCGACAGCGATGCAGCCGAAGTCCACGCTGTTgaggacgcggccgagctcgcgctggtggagcgcgaggccacCGAGAGCGGGGACACCAAGCCGCCCCCACGCGTGCCGCTCTTGGAcatcgcgcagctcgtcggcgacctcgtgcgGAACAGAGAGGAGAAGGTCGCGATCGCGATCGGCGCGTACAATGCT ATTGACCGGCATATCCGCGCTCTCGactcggcgctgtcggcgcaCGAGTCGAGCctgctcggcatcggcgtcacgcccgaggtcgaggcggaggcgtCGGTGCCCCCGGAAGCCGTCGTGGAAAAGTCAAAGAGaggcaagaagaagcgcaagagCGGGAGCGTGGtgcctgccgctgccgctatCGTCATCGAGACGGACGTGCCCCCGGGGATAGACGCGGATCCCAACGAGCCGAGATACTGCTACTGCAACCAGGTGTCGTATGGAGAGATGGTGGGGTGTGAT AACGAAGACTGCCCGTACGAGTGGTTCCACCTGGGCTGCTTAGGCCTCAAGGCCGCGCCGCAGGGCGCGTGGCTGTGCGAGAACTGCcggccgggcggcggggccggggcgccgagcacggAGCATGCGCCGCGGGAGCGGCCGCCaaagaagcgcaagcggTAG
- the SPBC30D10.05c gene encoding putative oxidoreductase — MPSPVVILTGASRGLGLAIARSLLSVHGARVATLQRTLTPELEALAGEFGADRILNITGSVAKPEDNVKVVDAAVAKWGQLDSVILNAGTLDPLGKLADVPLDSLVPALETNLLSALYLLQPALPHLRKAAAATAPARVIFVSSGAAVGGYQAWGMYSLAKAGLNSFARTFASEEREAGVAFLSVRPGVIDMQAHIRAVGPGAMAPTDMSKFNSLHAEGKLLRPEQPGSVIAGAAVGVGLELSGEFVNWEDERLAAWREKQ; from the exons atgCCTTCCCCCGTGGTCATCCTCAccggcgccagccgcggcctcggcctcgcgatCGCACGTTCCCTCCTCTCTgtgcacggcgcgcgcgtcgcgacgCTCCAGCGCACGCTGacccccgagctcgaggcgctcgctggcgaGTTTGGCGCCGACCGTATCCTCAACATCACCGGCAGCGTCGCAAAGCCAGAAGACAAtgtcaaggtcgtcgacgcggccgtcgccaaaTGGGGCCAGCTCGACAGCGTGATTCTCAACGCCGGCACGCTCGACCCGCTTG gcaagctcgccgacgtgcccctcgactcgctcgtcCCCGCGCTCGAGACCAACCTCCTGTCTGCGCTCTACCTTCTCCAGCCGGCCCTCCCGCACCTCCGCAAGGCGGCCGCTGCGACCGCCCCCGCGCGAGTCATCTTCGTGTcgtccggcgcggcggtgggcggaTACCAGGCCTGGGGCATGTactcgctcgccaaggctGGCCTGAACAGCTTTGCGCGCACATTTGCGAGCGAGGAGCGTGAGGCTGGCGTCGCCTTCCTGTCTGTCCGCCCCGGCGTCATTGAT ATGCAGGCACAcatccgcgccgtcggccccgGCGCAATGGCCCCTACCGACATGTCCAAGTTCAACTCGctccacgccgagggcaagctccTCCGGCCCGAGCAGCCGGGTTCGGTGATTGCCGGCGCAGCTGTGGGTGTGGGCCTCGAGCTGTCGGGCGAGTTTGTCAACTGGGAGGACGAGAGgttggcggcgtggcgcgagAAGCAGTAG
- the SPAC1002.16c_6 gene encoding putative transporterc — protein sequence MDAEKAAFAATDATIDSPSPAGSTKASKPTDADPLDPSELVEYEIPPEENRALLRTLDWHIAPVCMVLYLIAFLDRANIGNAAVGGMVKDLHFPPNGLSVATSIFFVTYVVFEIPATMLLRTLRPSRMIPACVIVWGAVVLGNGFAKNYATVIACRLLLGICEAGLFPSLVLYMTSFYQREELALRTCYLFVASCVSGIVGGLIVSLFDFRNPELTTPKATGFLKMHGLRGLAGWQWLYAIEGALTILIGIGSAFVIADRHESASYLTERQHFLMRVRAAKSAAYTRDDGFVWADFKKHASDPMIYLSGFVLLCMDVCMYGFSTFLVVIINGLGYTPIVSQALTAPVYFWGATVYLIGAVISDRYSVRYKIIIPCGLVTVVGYAILVSYPRSVGVRLFATFLCSHLYICVGLHVTWLGQNMAGYRKRSFAIGTQLTMGNIGGIIAGQIYRTPDKPVYRLGHGASLAFWTTALIFASLEWYIWRARNIARDNMTAEERAADENEGDQAADFRYVL from the exons ATGGACGCCGAAAAGGCCGCCTTCGCGGCCACCGACGCTACGATCGACTCGCCCTCcccagcaggcagcaccAAGGCCTCCaagccgaccgacgcggACCCGCTCGACCCGTCCGAACTGGTCGAGTATGAGATCCCGCCTGAAGAAaaccgcgcgctcctccgcaCGCTCGACTGGCACATTGCGCCGGTGTGCATGGTGCTGTACTTGATTGCGTTTTTGGACCGCGCGAATATCG GCAACGCCGCAGTCGGGGGCATGGTCAAGGACCTGCACTTCCCGCCGAACGGGCTGTCGGTCGCCACGTCCATCTTCTTCGTGACCTACGTCGTGTTCGAGATCCCGGCGACCATGCTCCTCCGCACCCTGCGACCAAGCCGCATGATCCCCGCGTGCGTGATCGTCTGGGGGGCCGTGGTGCTCGGCAACGGCTTTGCGAAGAACTACGCGACGGTGATTGCGTGTCGGCTGCTCCTTGGTATCTGTGAAGCCGGATTGTTCCCCAGCCTCGTGCTGTACATGACGAGCTTTTAtcagcgcgaggagctggccCTGCGGACGTGCTATCTGTTCGTCGCGAGCTGTGTGTCTGGCATTGTTGGCGGTCTGATTGTGAGTTTGTTTGACTTCAGAAACCCGGAGCTCACGACGCCCAAGGCCACCGGCTTCCTCAAGATGCACGGCCTCCGCgggctggccggctggcAATGGCTGTACGCGATCGAAGGCGCGCTCACCATCCTCATCGGCATCGGCTCCGCGTTCGTCATTGCCGACCGGCACGAGAGCGCAAGCTACCTCACTGAGCGGCAGCACTTCCTCatgcgcgtgcgtgcggccAAGAGTGCAGCGTAtacccgcgacgacgggttCGTGTGGGCCGACTTTAAGAAGCACGCCTCCGACCCGATGATTTACCTGTCGGGCTTCGTGCTTCTCTGCATGGACGTGTGCATGTACGGCTTT tccaccttcctcgtcgtcatcatcaacGGCCTCGGCTACA CGCCCATCGTCTCGCAGGCGCTCACGGCCCCAGTCTACTTCTGGGGCGCGACCGTCTACCTGATCGGCGCGGTGATCAGCGACCGCTACAGCGTGCGGTACAAGATCATCATCCCCTGCGGGCTggtcaccgtcgtcgggtACGCCATTCTGGTGTCGTACCCGCGCtccgtcggcgtgcgcctcTTCGCCACCTTCCTCTGCTCGCACCTGTACATCTGTGTCGGTCTCCACGTAACCTGGCTCGGGCAAAACATGGCTGGGTACCGCAAGCGCAGCTTTGCGATCGGCACCCAGCTCACGATGGGCAACATTGGCGGCATTATCGCCGGCCAGATCTACAGGACGCCAGACAAGCCCGTCTACCGCCTCGGCCATGGCGCAAGCTTGGCCTTCTGGACCACCGCGCTCATCTTCGCCTCGCTCGAGTGGTACatctggcgcgcgcgcaataTCGCCCGGGATAACAtgacggccgaggagcgcgccgccgacgaaaATGAGGGCGACCAAGCCGCCGACTTTAGATACGTGCTCTAG
- the agn1_1 gene encoding Glucan endo-1,3-alpha-glucosidase agn1: MLPLLLLFLVPATALPHLQTRAVSAASWNSLGCVKDGPGRLLPKQLADSQANTPDACVTACAAQGYRYAGVEYSAQCYCGNTLSQANGLGAGSNACTSKCSGNAGLTCGGSWVMNLYENPQVPKSLGCFADASNRVLPVRGNANTVSGCVADCKNRGQAYAGMENGNECWCGGSLPSTSADSSKCSSQCRDGACGGTWVISVYATGSSGGASPSSSPAPVTTPTQPAGSNPSSPVSANAPASAVIGTANPPSAGGAKAVYAHQMVGNAYSYAVSDWQTNINAAKGAGIDGFALNLGTENWQRARANDAYTAAASLGGFKLFLSLDLNSLPCASAADANTLAGYVAANARSPAQATRNGKVLVSTFAGQQCTFGQGNLDAGWTYFRQRLLAAGVDMFFVPAPFIDANSIGQRSWLDGAFNWNSAWPSAGAPIDTGSDNTYLNSLGSKSYMAAVSPFFFTYYAPPPASPGWNKNWIYRSDDWLLATRFEQLIAMRGKLDLVELISWNDYGESHYLGPEGKDIAFSGGWTTGFPHTALLSLVKYYAQAFKNGAYPAASDHVWLWSRPHPKAANPTNPTDSRPAHWEWTDDNLYVVVTLASPATVSINSGGNTATWNLPAGLSKLKIASAQGSIGAKIVRGNSVVKSYDSNGQFSYTNTPKDYNYNYFVAEA, translated from the exons atgctccccctcctcctcctcttcctcgtgcCAGCGACCGCGCTGCCGCACTTGCAGACCCGCGCCGTGTCCGCAGCGAGCTGGAACTCGCTGGGGTGCGTCAAGGACGGCCCGGGGCGCCTCCTCCCCAAACAGCTTGCAGACTCGCAGGCCAACACGCCAGACGCGTGCGTCACGGCGTGCGCTGCACAGGGGTACCGTTATGCCGGAGTCGAGT ACTCGGCCCAGTGCTACTGTGGCAACACGCTCAGCCAGGCCAACGGCCTCGGTGCCGGTTCGAACGCATGCACCTCGAAGTGCAGTGGCAACGCCGGCCTCACGTGTGGTGGCAGCTGGGTCATGAACC TGTACGAGAACCCCCAGGTCCCGAAATCGCTCGGCTGCTTCGCGGACGCCTCCAACCGCGTCCTGCCCGTGCGCGGGAACGCCAACACCGTCAGTGGCTGCGTTGCCGACTGCAAGAACCGCGGGCAGGCCTACGCGGGCATGGAGAACGGTAACGAGTGCTGGTGTGGCGGCAGTCTGCCTTCCACCTCCGCCGACAGCTCAAAGTGCAGCTCGCAGTGCAGAGACGGTGCATGTGGCGGCACGTGGGTGATCAGCGTGTATGCcaccggcagcagcggcggcgcgtcgccgtcctctTCGCCAGCACCGGTCACCACCCCGACCCAGCCAGCAGGATCCaacccctcctcccccgtCTCGGCCAacgcgcccgcctcggccgtgaTCGGCACCGCGAACCCGCCGTccgcgggcggcgccaaggccgtctACGCGCACCAGATGGTCGGCAAC GCATACTCGTACGCCGTGTCCGACTGGCAGACCAACATCAacgcggccaagggcgcGGGCATCGACGGCTtcgcgctcaacctcggcaccgagaactggcagcgcgcgcgcgccaacgACGCGTACACtgccgcggcgtcgctgggcgGGTTCAAGCTCTtcctctcgctcgacctcaactcgctgccgtgcgcgagcgcggccgacgccaacACGCTCGCAGGCTATGTCGCTGCgaacgcgcgctcgccggcgcaggcgacgcGTAACGGCAAGGTCCTCGTGTCCACGTTCGCCGGGCAGCAGTGTACCTTTGGCCAAGGTAACCTCGACGCCGGGTGGACGTACTTCCGCCAGCGGctgctcgcggccggcgtggacATGTTCTTCGTGCCTGCGCCGTTCATCGACGCCAACTCGATCGGCCAGCGCAgctggctcgacggcgcgttTAACTGGAACTCTGCGTGGCCTTCTGCCGGCGCACCCATCGACACGGGCAGCGACAACACGTACCTCAACAGCCTCGGCTCCAAGTCGTACATGGCCGCGGTATCCCCCTTCTTCTTCACGTACTacgccccgccgcctgccagCCCCGGATGGAACAAGAACTGGATCTACCGCTCCGACGACTGGCTGCTCGCCACGCGCTTCGAGCAGCTGATCGCGATGCgcggcaagctcgacctcgtggAGCTGATCAGCTGGAACGACTACGGCGAGAGCCACTACCTCGGCCCGGAGGGCAAGGACATCGCGTTCTCCGGCGGCTGGACGACCGGCTTCCCGCACACGGCGCTGCTTTCCTTGGTGAAGTACTACGCGCAGGCGTTCAAGAACGGCGCGTACCCCGCGGCCAGCGACCACGTGTGGCTCTGGAGCAGGCCGCACCCCAAGGCCGCGAACCCCACCAACCCGACCGACTCGCGCCCCGCCCACTGGGAGTGGACCGACGACAACCTCTATGTGGTGGTcacgctcgcgtcgcccgcgacgGTCAGCATCAACTCGGGTGGAAACACGGCCACTTGGAACCTGCCTGCCGGGCTGAGTAAGCTCAAGATTGCCTCGGCGCAGGGCTCGATCGGCGCGAAGATTGTGCGCGGGAACAGCGTCGTCAAGAGCTACGATTCCAACGGCCAGTTCAGCTACACCAACACACCCAAGGACTACAACTACAACTACtttgtcgccgaggcgtaG
- the SKN7_1 gene encoding Transcription factor SKN7, which produces MSRVPSSTAPLPPIYFPSQGYPSGGVPGQVPMQPPPGYPVATAGYSAYGRAPSGGLPPPQGYPPDSGYNAIAGPSRDQYSNYSMPRSVDAGSRVPSGGGGWASQYPGQPQGGKKLEDDQGRRVSIGGSGVTPSMSMAGGYDAKAPPPGASSTDGGTAGSGGASGQQGGSGQQPGPSEFIKKLYKMLEDESETYGRGKPAGAPRSKGERGSVGWGRGGTSFVVWDMNEFTTKVLPQTFRHSNFSSFVRQLNKYGFSKIKHVDEETGQIKENVWEFQHPSFQAGGKADLDSIKRKAVVPKKATENSDPSSPGGPHLSHQEAGRVADMENRIVGLEDMLFKTTEQLRESRNQSLGMMTLLREVLVHLAAVDKVPFPREPDTPLKGNAPGSNTSPSRVHVAPTHGANAAAAAAALGPQQRRNTIDGSDDVIELPSQSQTLFNGEPLSMTPSFADGGNGQWDTSPNGSVYNRKPGEGGASLRLMVDSFVPGSGGQPQQVNDDSEATSATNNGATVGVTATVIAPANGDSDANGNNANGTGANGTQQSTTNGTRGVTRRTNSGTTIKPSWSQAPKILVVEDDVVYRQLSSKFLEKFGCVVETVENAQQGVELMNKTKYDLVLMDIFFGPSMDGRKATSLIRQFDTYTPIISMTSNVQTKDVDSYLKSGMNDVLAKPFTKLGLFGILDKHLFHLKALQLSTEVPRFGVPPLSDQGIADAVAAGAAQWQDGNQDIENLGGNPLAGTGLSDDQYALVLQSWIQNGGAMPDIGQISVGLGPGTPGFGASVVFPDTTAFSIHGRKRSIDAVDDIEDGKRPLPVAAGTITEMA; this is translated from the exons ATGTCTCGCGTTCCGTCCTCTACAgcgcccttgccgccaaTCTACTTCCCATCTCAAGGCTACCCCTCTGGCGGTGTGCCCGGACAAGTACCTATGCAACCTCCGCCGGGCTATCCAGTCGCGACCGCTGGCTACTCTGCCTACGGCCGCGCACCCTCTGGGGGCCTTCCCCCGCCTCAAGGCTACCCACCCGACAGCGGCTACAATGCGATTGCCGGGCCCAGCCGTGACCAGTACTCGAACTATTCCATGCCCCGCTCTGTGGATGCAGGCTCCCGCGTcccaagcggcggcggcggatggGCCTCCCAGTACCCAGGTCAACCGCAGGGCGGCAAGAAGCTCGAAGACGACCAGGGCCGCCGTGTATCCATCGGTGGTTCGGGTGTAACGCCCTCAATGTCCATGGCAGGTGGTTATGACGCCAAGGCGCCCCCGCCTGGCGCATCGAGCACGGATGGTGGCACGGCCGGCTCGGGAGGCGCGAGCGGCCAGCAAGGCGGCTCTGGCCAGCAGCCAGGGCCTTCAGAGTTTATCAAGAAACTCTACAAGATGCTCGAGGACGAATCAGAGACGTACGGTCGCGGCAAGCCCGCAGGCGCCCCCCGCTCAAAGGGCGAACGAGGCAGCGTCGGCTGGGGCCGTGGCGGTACCAGCTTCGTCGTCTGGGACATGAACGAGTTCACGACCAAGGTTCT TCCCCAGACGTTTAGACATTCAAACTTCTCGTCGTTTGTGCGCCAATTGAACAAGTATGGATTCTCAAAG ATCAaacacgtcgacgaggagacgggtCAAATCAAGGAGAATGTCTGGGAGTTTCAACATCCCAGCTTCCAGGCTGGCGGCAAGGCCGACTTGGATAGcatcaagcgcaaggccgtcGTCCCCAAGAAGGCGACTGAAAACTCTGACCCGTCGTCACCTGGCGGTCCCCATCTCTCGCACCAGGAGGCTGGCCGCGTAGCCGACATGGAGAACCGCATCGTCGGTCTCGAGGACATGTTGTTCAAGACAACCGAACAACTGCGTGAATCCCGCAACCAGTCTCTGGGCATGATGACGCTTTTGCGCGAGGTCCTGGTGCATCTCGCAGCAGTCGACaagg TCCCATTTCCA CGCGAGCCTGACACGCCGCTCAAGGGCAACGCGCCTGGGAGTAATACTAGCCCCTCGCGAGTGCACGTAGCACCGACCCACGGGGCCaatgccgccgctgccgctgccgctcttggcccgcagcagcgacgcaACACGATAGATGGCAGTGACGACGTCATCGAACTGCCGTCACAGAGCCAGACACTCTTCAACGGTGAACCTCTGTCTATGACGCCGTCATTTGCGGACGGTGGTAATGGGCAATGGGACACTTCCCCCAACGGTTCGGTCTACAACCGCAAGCCTGGGGAGGGTGGAGCTTCCCTTCGGCTAATGGTGGACTCGTTTGTccccggcagcggcgggcagcCCCAGCAGGTCAATGACGACTCTGAAGCGACTTCGGCTACCAACAATGGCGCCACCGTCGGCGTGACCGCTACAGTCATTGCCCCGGCCAATGGGGATTCTGATGCCAACGGGAACAATGCCAATGGTACTGGAGCCAATGGTACCCAGCAGTCGACTACCAACGGCACCCGTGGTGTCACGCGTCGCACCAACAGCGGTACGACGATCAAGCCGTCCTGGTCTCAAGCGCCAAAGATTCTCGTCgttgaggacgacgtcgtctACCGCCAGCTCTCATCAAAGTTCCTCGAGAAGTTTGGCTGCGTTGTCGAGACTGTCGAGAACGCCCAGCAGGGTGTCGAGTTGATGAACAAGACCAAGTACGACTTGGTTCTCATGGACATCTTCTTCGGACCAAGCATGGACGGCCGCAAGGCGACGTCCCTTATCCGCCAATTTGACACGTACACGCCGATCATTTCCATGACGTCGAATGTGCAGACGA AGGACGTCGACTCGTACCTCAAGTCGGGCATGAACGACGTGCTCGCGAAACCCTTCACCAAGCTCGGTCTCTTTGGTATCTTGGACAAGCACCTGTTCCATCTCAAGGCGCTCCAGCTCAGCACCGAGGTTCCGCGTTTCGGCGTGCCTCCGCTGTCTGACCAGGGTATTGCCGATGCCGTtgcggctggcgctgcgcAGTGGCAGGACGGCAACCAGGACATTGAGAACCTCGGCGGGAACCCTCTGGCGGGCACTGGGCTCTCGGACGACCAGTATGCGTTGGTCCTGCAGTCGTGGATCCAgaacggcggcgccatgCCCGACATTGGGCAGATTAGCGTTGGCCTCGGACCGGGCACGCCTGGGTTTGGCGCGTCGGTCGTGTTCCCCGACACTACCGCGTTCAGCATTCACGGACGGAAGCGGTCGATTGATGCGGTGGATGACATTGAGGACGGCAAGCGCCCGCTGCCCGTGGCTGCGGGCACCATCACGGAAATGGCGTAA
- the SKN7_1 gene encoding Transcription factor SKN7 yields MSRVPSSTAPLPPIYFPSQGYPSGGVPGQVPMQPPPGYPVATAGYSAYGRAPSGGLPPPQGYPPDSGYNAIAGPSRDQYSNYSMPRSVDAGSRVPSGGGGWASQYPGQPQGGKKLEDDQGRRVSIGGSGVTPSMSMAGGYDAKAPPPGASSTDGGTAGSGGASGQQGGSGQQPGPSEFIKKLYKMLEDESETYGRGKPAGAPRSKGERGSVGWGRGGTSFVVWDMNEFTTKVLPQTFRHSNFSSFVRQLNKYGFSKIKHVDEETGQIKENVWEFQHPSFQAGGKADLDSIKRKAVVPKKATENSDPSSPGGPHLSHQEAGRVADMENRIVGLEDMLFKTTEQLRESRNQSLGMMTLLREVLVHLAAVDKEASSSPSSSPNPQSTARIQRLLALHETVTGSPVLTHPHPAFPINSAPPAFGAPPFAGGGPPPPPLDFGVPFPREPDTPLKGNAPGSNTSPSRVHVAPTHGANAAAAAAALGPQQRRNTIDGSDDVIELPSQSQTLFNGEPLSMTPSFADGGNGQWDTSPNGSVYNRKPGEGGASLRLMVDSFVPGSGGQPQQVNDDSEATSATNNGATVGVTATVIAPANGDSDANGNNANGTGANGTQQSTTNGTRGVTRRTNSGTTIKPSWSQAPKILVVEDDVVYRQLSSKFLEKFGCVVETVENAQQGVELMNKTKYDLVLMDIFFGPSMDGRKATSLIRQFDTYTPIISMTSNVQTKDVDSYLKSGMNDVLAKPFTKLGLFGILDKHLFHLKALQLSTEVPRFGVPPLSDQGIADAVAAGAAQWQDGNQDIENLGGNPLAGTGLSDDQYALVLQSWIQNGGAMPDIGQISVGLGPGTPGFGASVVFPDTTAFSIHGRKRSIDAVDDIEDGKRPLPVAAGTITEMA; encoded by the exons ATGTCTCGCGTTCCGTCCTCTACAgcgcccttgccgccaaTCTACTTCCCATCTCAAGGCTACCCCTCTGGCGGTGTGCCCGGACAAGTACCTATGCAACCTCCGCCGGGCTATCCAGTCGCGACCGCTGGCTACTCTGCCTACGGCCGCGCACCCTCTGGGGGCCTTCCCCCGCCTCAAGGCTACCCACCCGACAGCGGCTACAATGCGATTGCCGGGCCCAGCCGTGACCAGTACTCGAACTATTCCATGCCCCGCTCTGTGGATGCAGGCTCCCGCGTcccaagcggcggcggcggatggGCCTCCCAGTACCCAGGTCAACCGCAGGGCGGCAAGAAGCTCGAAGACGACCAGGGCCGCCGTGTATCCATCGGTGGTTCGGGTGTAACGCCCTCAATGTCCATGGCAGGTGGTTATGACGCCAAGGCGCCCCCGCCTGGCGCATCGAGCACGGATGGTGGCACGGCCGGCTCGGGAGGCGCGAGCGGCCAGCAAGGCGGCTCTGGCCAGCAGCCAGGGCCTTCAGAGTTTATCAAGAAACTCTACAAGATGCTCGAGGACGAATCAGAGACGTACGGTCGCGGCAAGCCCGCAGGCGCCCCCCGCTCAAAGGGCGAACGAGGCAGCGTCGGCTGGGGCCGTGGCGGTACCAGCTTCGTCGTCTGGGACATGAACGAGTTCACGACCAAGGTTCT TCCCCAGACGTTTAGACATTCAAACTTCTCGTCGTTTGTGCGCCAATTGAACAAGTATGGATTCTCAAAG ATCAaacacgtcgacgaggagacgggtCAAATCAAGGAGAATGTCTGGGAGTTTCAACATCCCAGCTTCCAGGCTGGCGGCAAGGCCGACTTGGATAGcatcaagcgcaaggccgtcGTCCCCAAGAAGGCGACTGAAAACTCTGACCCGTCGTCACCTGGCGGTCCCCATCTCTCGCACCAGGAGGCTGGCCGCGTAGCCGACATGGAGAACCGCATCGTCGGTCTCGAGGACATGTTGTTCAAGACAACCGAACAACTGCGTGAATCCCGCAACCAGTCTCTGGGCATGATGACGCTTTTGCGCGAGGTCCTGGTGCATCTCGCAGCAGTCGACaagg AGGCGTCGTCATCACCATCATCTTCACCCAACCCCCAGTCAACTGCCAGAATCCAGCGCTTGCTTGCGCTGCATGAGACTGTCACCGGCTCACCTGTCCTCACCCATCCGCATCCTGCATTTCCGATAAACTCTGCGCCCCCCGCCTTTGGTGCGCCGCCGTTCGCTGGGGGAggaccaccaccgccgccgttggaTTTTGGAGTCCCATTTCCA CGCGAGCCTGACACGCCGCTCAAGGGCAACGCGCCTGGGAGTAATACTAGCCCCTCGCGAGTGCACGTAGCACCGACCCACGGGGCCaatgccgccgctgccgctgccgctcttggcccgcagcagcgacgcaACACGATAGATGGCAGTGACGACGTCATCGAACTGCCGTCACAGAGCCAGACACTCTTCAACGGTGAACCTCTGTCTATGACGCCGTCATTTGCGGACGGTGGTAATGGGCAATGGGACACTTCCCCCAACGGTTCGGTCTACAACCGCAAGCCTGGGGAGGGTGGAGCTTCCCTTCGGCTAATGGTGGACTCGTTTGTccccggcagcggcgggcagcCCCAGCAGGTCAATGACGACTCTGAAGCGACTTCGGCTACCAACAATGGCGCCACCGTCGGCGTGACCGCTACAGTCATTGCCCCGGCCAATGGGGATTCTGATGCCAACGGGAACAATGCCAATGGTACTGGAGCCAATGGTACCCAGCAGTCGACTACCAACGGCACCCGTGGTGTCACGCGTCGCACCAACAGCGGTACGACGATCAAGCCGTCCTGGTCTCAAGCGCCAAAGATTCTCGTCgttgaggacgacgtcgtctACCGCCAGCTCTCATCAAAGTTCCTCGAGAAGTTTGGCTGCGTTGTCGAGACTGTCGAGAACGCCCAGCAGGGTGTCGAGTTGATGAACAAGACCAAGTACGACTTGGTTCTCATGGACATCTTCTTCGGACCAAGCATGGACGGCCGCAAGGCGACGTCCCTTATCCGCCAATTTGACACGTACACGCCGATCATTTCCATGACGTCGAATGTGCAGACGA AGGACGTCGACTCGTACCTCAAGTCGGGCATGAACGACGTGCTCGCGAAACCCTTCACCAAGCTCGGTCTCTTTGGTATCTTGGACAAGCACCTGTTCCATCTCAAGGCGCTCCAGCTCAGCACCGAGGTTCCGCGTTTCGGCGTGCCTCCGCTGTCTGACCAGGGTATTGCCGATGCCGTtgcggctggcgctgcgcAGTGGCAGGACGGCAACCAGGACATTGAGAACCTCGGCGGGAACCCTCTGGCGGGCACTGGGCTCTCGGACGACCAGTATGCGTTGGTCCTGCAGTCGTGGATCCAgaacggcggcgccatgCCCGACATTGGGCAGATTAGCGTTGGCCTCGGACCGGGCACGCCTGGGTTTGGCGCGTCGGTCGTGTTCCCCGACACTACCGCGTTCAGCATTCACGGACGGAAGCGGTCGATTGATGCGGTGGATGACATTGAGGACGGCAAGCGCCCGCTGCCCGTGGCTGCGGGCACCATCACGGAAATGGCGTAA